TGCTGTTCTATAAGGAGAACTCCGTATACATATCCTTTCTTCTTGTTACACACTTCCTGTCATAAGAAGATTAACTGCCCCTGTGTGAAGGAAGATATAACGCCGCATCACTTCAGATCAGATTAATTGACGATCACATTTTTATGCTTGCCTTGCTCTCCACCCCTTATATTTCTAAATCCTTGTCTCGCCTCACTAATGTATGtgactttatattttttatgtagtGACATATGCTGAAATTCACAATGCAtttcttgtgtgtgttacagttttgTAATGGAGGAGATCTGGCAGACTATTTACAAGGTAAGCACTTCATATTATTATTGCATGTAGCCTCACACCTTGGGTAAAAATGATAAAGATGATACGCTGtcctgtagtgtactgtagtgtatagtgctaaTTCATGTGCAGAACAGGCATATGTCTGACCCCAGCAGTCAGTTCTAAAGGTCATCTTGCAGTGACGTCTCTTTTGCTCAGAGGTACCAGCTGTCTACTTTAAGATGTATATTTAGAGCTCAGCATGGCATATTCACATGCTAAATATTAATTGGGTTATATGATTTGCTTTCCTTTTCATAGTGATCAGGGTGATGTTTATTCTCCAAAGTATTTTGTACCATTTTTGAGCTGGCCATCTTTCAAAAGGTTCCTCAACTTCTGTTATAGCCTGAGTCGAGGTGACGTTGTATGGCCTTGTTTTGACTAGTCAGGTGACCTCCACCAAGCTCCTGaagagtttgtttgtgtgactgtgtgtgcacaagATAAAGAACAGCTGAACACTAGTACTGAACCCTAGTAGCCTAGTAGTATGAACAGCTGAACCTCAGTCCTGTGTGTGATTGGAGTTTATTATCACTACGTAACAGTTTGGTTCAGGCAACTCCTACAACGTCATATGGCATGGTGCAGCATGTCTGAGTCTCACACCCTCCCGCCTGTGAATTATGACTCACtataataaatatgttataaaAGACGTCTGTTTACAGTGGGATTTGTTTGTGATAAACACATACAGCAGGATCCACCATGACTattgttgcattttttttactaaGGAGACTAAAGGGAATCAAATCCTTTTAACAGCTCAGTGTTTAGTGATGTTTTGCTGTAACAGGGGACCAGCAACCAAATCTGTGCAGGGTAAAACTGCATCTCACAAAGCAGCTCTACTAACGTCAACAAAATGTATGTTCATCAGTCTAGAGGTTAATGGCCTTAAAATGCTGCAGGGTATATTTCTGATTATGTTGTCTATAGCTGCTCACACGTGTTTCATCAGCTGTCAGAGCAAGGGGTTGtggatgttggagtgtgtgtgtggggaaatGGCTTTTTCAGCAGCAGTACCTCTCTGTTTTTCCAGCTAAGGGCACTTTGCGGGAGGACACCCTGAGGGTCTTCCTCCAGCAGATAGCAGCAGCCATGCGTGTTCTCAACAGCAAGGGTATCATCCACCGTGACCTCAAACCTCAGAACATCCTCCTGTCCTACACTGGCCGCAAGAAATCCAGCGTCAGTGGCATCCGAATTAAAATCGGTAATTGGATATGCCTCAGATGTACTCCTTACTATGCTGTGCACATATGGCTAGGCTGTAAAAGATTATTTAGATGTATGATATAGGGCATCATTCATGTGAGGGATTTCTGTCTGTAAAATGCATAACATGAAGACAATggtgtttttaataaacagaTATATTAACAGACACTTTTTGCATTCTACAGCTGACTTTGGCTTTGCACGGTATCTTCAAAGTAACATGATGGCAGCTACTCTGTGTGGTTCGCCTATGTACATGGTGAGCACCCTCAGGTCTAAGCACACCTCACTGCTGCTTTGACACTTTGACATATTTTTGGTGGTGGTTAATTGATTATGCCCATGTTCTCCCCTTCAGGCTCCAGAAGTAATAATGTCCCAGAACTATGATGCCAAAGCAGACCTGTGGAGCATCGGGACCGTTATTTATCAGTGTCTCGTGGGGAAGCCACCCTTTCAGGTCAGAGTctggtgttcttttttttctcgtGTCCAGTTCTTTTTCCTGTTTAACAAGAAACTTCTTAGTATCATTATGAAGACCACAGCATTGGTGCATTCTTATATCAAGTCATTATGGTAGAACAGATTGCTGTAATTCAGCCAAATGCCTGACACTGTATGTATTAGAAACTTTTTTCTGCTCTGTTTCCCATAGGCAAACAGCCCACAGGACCTGAGGATGTTCTATGAGAAAAACAAGACACTGGTGCCAAAGTAAGAAGCAACATTACTCACAAGGCTGTTTACTGGAGGAGATGCAACTCATAACATTCAAAGCTAGACTGTAATACAGCTCCTATTTACATCATAACTAAACAGCTCTTCCTTCCTGCTTTTAGCATCCCAAGAGAAACTTCTCCTCCCCTTGCTGATCTGCTACTGGGTTTACTACAGAGGAATCAGAAGGACCGGATGGATTTTGGTCTGTGCAGCTTGTCTATATTGGGCTGTGATTAATGAattgctttttattattaattttagtGAAATGTGTATTTTTCAATATATGGCACATTTTCAGCTTTTATGGAACCCAGGAACTTTTTCAGGAACTCATTAACTTTGGCCCAAGGCAACAGACCTGATTTTGGTTCATGGGCTGCAATTCCATAAAGCATAGAGTGCATGAGGATATTTCCCAGCATTTAAAAAACCTGTGTTTAGCAAATGAGCAATTACTAAAGGATGTTTTCTATTAGTGGCAGAGCTGCATCGCTGGTAAAGAGGAACATTTCACTGTTCCTTtgcttttaaacaaaaaatgtagTGCATTTTGCAAAGCGTGACATTGATTTCTGTAGAAAGTTACATTATTGCTACCATCACATTTACACAGCAAAAGTAAAACGGTGGAGAACAGTGCAACTCAGTCTCTACCTCCTTTATGTCCTCTTTGTTGTGCCATGTTATATTGTGAATGTGCTTCCTACAATGAAGTTGAGACTTAAAATCAGCGGGAACTGATCCAGGAACTCTGTAGGTCTTGTTTAGGAGATTTGTAAATGCATGTTGTTACTCACTTGCACTCTGCCTTTTTTACTCCTTTTAGACACATTCTTCAGCCATCCATTCTTGGAGcaaacatcaaacatcaaaaaaTGTGAGAATAATGATCACATAGTAACATGTTTTAGAGCCAGAGAATTGTTGACCTGATAACTAAACCGGTGCTTGCACTCTTTTCTCTAAGCTTGCCCTGTGCCAGTGCCTGCATGCCCTAGCTCCGTGTCGGAGAGCACTTGCGGCAGCTCGCCCTCCTGCCGTTACGCCTCACCTCCGGTGAGTTAATCACTTTATCCCATCTAAACTGCCATGCCACTGCAGCTGTTCTGCACTGTTAGGTGAATGCCATCATATTATGATGCATGAGAGGATTAACAGTGTTGATGCTGATTCAACTCCAGGTAATCCATTGTTTTTCTTCCACGtcactgtctttttcttttatgcAGTCGCTGCCGGACATGCAGACCCTGCCTGAAGACGTGctctcctctccacctctcgGTCCTCCCAACTATCTGCAGCTGTCTAAAGAGTCAGGTGGCAGCACCAGCAGCAAGAACTCCTCCTGTGATACAGATGACTTTGTATTGGTGCCTCACCTGTCTGGAGAACAGTCCTGTGAGTTAGACCTACATCAATACACACTCTTGGTACTACATATGGTCAGCTGTTTGTGTGCACTGGGCATTACTgacttctctctcactcttgttAGATGACTTGCCAATTGGGGCCACTGGCCGTAGACCATCCAGTGAGTTTTTGCTGTGTGGAGGGTGAGTGTGAACATTAatgaattaaacacacacacacacactccaaccaaccatgtgttatatgtgttataaaaaaactAAGAGGATTTAATGGTGACAACAGTTTACTATTTATTCAGTAAAGATTAATTTATGGTTATATTAATACCACTCATGAATTTAAAGTAGTTAGGTTTTGCATTATATTTGTGGTATTTCATTTAGAGCACCAGGAAGATGTGAATTTCCATGTGCTTCTGCATGTCTTCTCAGTGCAGATATATTCAGTCATAAGTTACTTGGTCATGAAGGTGAAAAAGACAGCAGATTCCATTATGGGAACATGACCTAGCGTGATGCATCTACTATTTCTGCACTAGAGCTAGCTGACGTAGCTCAGCAAAGGTGTGAATCACAAGGCTGTAAAAGAGAGTGTTTCTGGTGACAACCTTTTGTGAATGTTAGCAGAATGAAAACCATTTAGTCATAAGTGCCAGTTATTTTTACTGTTCTAAACCTGAGACAAAATACAGATTAAAATATGATATATTGATAGAGGTGGAAGTTAAAGCAACCTGTTTTGCATATTTAAATCACGTGCATGTTATCTAGATGAGAACACGTGAATGCAAACTACAGTATTCCATCTGACAGACAAGACACTGGACAAGGCAATGGACAGGACACTGGTCAAATCTGGTTTCACCCAAAAGTAAAAAGGCAGAAAATcacaattcatttcaatttctaTAAAAGGCATGCAATTAACAACATTAACAGCAACTGCCACATTAACAAGTTACAAACTGATAAACAgtcatccacatcagtctctgATTTTTACCTCATGTCAGGGAGACATTGATTCATCAGAGAATCATCACTGACACAGTTCTATTAATGAATTCAGTTTCTTATTAATGTCTTTTACGGATCATTCAATCATTTTCAAAACGTTCTTCGCTGTCATTTGTACAGAGTCTGTAAGCACTCCTCTCTCTTGAGCATCACAGACAATTTATCAGTCAGTATTTGATTATAAACTGACTTGTAGCATGTAATTATCCAAAAACTTTATCAAATTGCATGAGGTTACCAAGGCAAGGTTATCAGGTACCCTCAGTAACAACACTGTTGTTTCATTCTGGGAGATTTGTATAGTTTATTAAcagtagtattttattttatttattttattttaatgtatattaTTAGCAAAAAACCTCTGATCAAAACCCAGTTCATTGTAGTTTTTCAGTACATCTACTGTAAAACTACTTCCTCCTTTGCCCCAGGTTAAACCATTTTAGCCGTGTTGTTCttctttgacacacacacacacacgcactgttttGCCCCCTCCACTGTCTTCTGAGTGCAGTATGAGACACTCTTTGTGTACGCATATGTGGGTGATCTGGCTGAGCGGCAGGCCATGCAGTGTTTCTCAACACTTGTGTGTGAAGTCTCATGCAATACTTTGAAAGCGTGCCACCTCCTCCAGGAGAGCTGCTGACTTTTCCTGGAGTTATGAGCTGCAGTTCAACACAGTGTTCCCATAAAGTGCACTCTGTAGCACCTCGTGTtcgttgtttgtgtgttgattcCCGACAGTGCGGCTCTCAGGAGCAAGCAGCCTAGTGCTGCCTCCCGGCAGGCATGTACAACTAAAGTGTCAGTTCACACTAATCTGTAAAAACATGCACATAAGACAAGGCTTTTATTGAAAACCTGTTGATAAAGAAACTCAGACGCTGCTTCTTctgtctgttgtttttgttatgcCCTGAAGTATTTATAATaggaatttttatatttaattttttttacatttccagttttttttttgggaaataTCTGTTGTGTGGGTTTTTATGGAAACCAGTTTGAGCTACGTTTTCCTTCTCAGATTTGTTTTTGCGTGTTGTGCCATGACATGATGAACTGACTTTGAAACAAAGAGACTGTCTTTGTGTAGTTTCCTGACCTTGTCCGGCTTATGTATAATGTTGGCTTTGCTCCTCCTTTTATGACCCTCCTCTGCTCTCCCAAACACTTTTGATGTTTTAGCTGTTTCTTTCCTCACTATAAGCTCTACATAACACATTGTACCCCACCTGTGACCCACACATGACTTTTGTTCAAAGACATTTTGTACCCTATAGAAAACAAAAGATTGCAAATGagctttttctttccctctctgtgtgACTGGTGGAAGTGGGAGGTCCAGTTAAGCTCAGCCTTCATTTGCACATGGCCAGACCTTAAGCCCCTCCTTTCTTGCTGATAGGCTGGAAATGCATGTGTTTACATGGTTTCTCTTCCCTCTGCTGCTTGTCCAAGCCCTTTATACAGGAAAAGGTTTTTATACTGCGTGAAAACAAGCTTACCTACAACATTCTGTCAGAAACAAAAACTATCTCAGACTTCTAACTCCTGTtagttttggttttattttagccgtatttttattataaatatgcaTGTCTTTCTTTGTTAAaggtttttttaaacagttcaaCAGCCACTATGGTGAAATTCATGCTGAAACATGCTGAATAGATGGATTTTCTTCAACTTTATGCAGGCAGCCACAACCCTCTTCAGGCCAGAACCCTGTGGTGTCACCTCGAACGGAGACCACTCCGATCCCTGTGCCCACTCAGGTGCGCAACTACCAGCGGATCAAGCAGAATCTCTCCAGCAGCCCCAGCACCACCCTCTATGGTTCACCCAGGTGAGACACTTTGCAATAGGGATCAGATTTTGGGTTAAGCACTaccttgtgtgttgtgttatgtcaGATCGTTACCTTAACTACAGGTCAGACCTTATGCTTTCTTGTGCAACCTGTGAATGGATGATGCTTTTAAAAGACTTAGTGTCCAGGGTTCATCATCTTTGTCTTTGCAGTGGTATCGAATTTGTGACCGTCCGATAAAAGTACAAAAGCTGGGTGGTGGTGGAGCAGAGGGGTTGGGATAAAATAGTCAATAGCGGttaaaaagaggaagagaaagaaagatgcagCTTTTGTTTGCAGGTCGATTGTCTCAGTATGTCGCTGGTTTGGTTTAGGCAGGTGGCTAGAGGGAGCTTAGAGATTAATCCagctccacctccaccacctccctAACAGCCCCAAGTCTGTGCTTTCTGCCAGGCTACAGCTGCTGCCCCACTTCTGTTCTCCTGTCTGCATCTCAAACAAAGATTAAACACACCATCCTAGACTCTTGGATTCACTCACGTGGCTTCATGCTCCTCATTAGACCACACTGCTTCTGGCTGTGGTAAAGAGAACTGCATACCAGTGTGTATGAGACGACTGCCACCATCATTTCATGactcatgtttgtttttcagtgttacTGGGATATCTGTACAAAATGTCCAACAAGTTTTAGCAGGACAGAATACAAAAGAATTTAATTGCTTTCTTGGAACAGCAGGCACTCTGCGTCAGCGTAAGGATTTTGATATTAGTTGGTAAGTTTAAGAAAAGGCAAAGGAAAGATGGCTGAGAAATGTGTCTGTATGCTTTTGGTGCTTGCCATTTTCTGCTGACAATTACAGCAGGCATTTAGAACTAGCTGTTTGGGTGGTAATGGTACACATGAAACATTTATGGAAATGTGTTCTGAAAATTACTGAAGTTGTcattttttgtattaaattttGTATTTTGGTTCATGTGATAGGAAGTGCTAAATGTTTAAACCAGTATTATAAGTTAGAAAATTGAAACTGTATGTTAAATATCTATAGTATGATGAGTGAATGTATTGTAATATTATGATGTTGTGCTGTTGTACTGCAGGTCTGGTACAGTGCGACGTTCCAACACCAGCCCTATGGGATTTCCAAAAGCTGCCTCTGGCTCCCCCAGCCCTGCTGATGCTGCTCAGACTGTGGGTCGAAGACTCTCCACTGGCAGCTCCCGTCCCTACTCACCTTCTCCATTGGGTAAGAACATCCATCACTTTCTTCATtcatctcttcttttcttttttcatgtcctttcctttctttgATTTTCTTGTATTCTTTGGTGTTctgttaattttgttttttttgcctttatCACTATCCcaccccccacctctctctttatgtagctctgttaATGTTTGTAGAGGTTACTATAGAGTTGTATAATTTTTTGGGAGGAGTTTGTTTGCTTTAGCACACATGTCCcgacatgtctgtctgtgtgttttgtacagtgGCTACTATTCCTGAACAGCTGGGCCATTGTTGTTGTGGACATCCCCACAGCCATGAGGCACGAAGCCGCAGCTCATCCGGTGGTAAGTGGATGACATGCTGTGTGAAAAGCCTGTTAAATGCCCATGAGAGTTTATGTTTCCTTTGAATTCTACTCTGGGTCACATTGTCTGTGGGATTGTCTTTATAGGAAACATCATTTCTTGATTACACTGTTTCAGTACAGTCATATTTCCTAGAACtcttttattttcctgtgaGCTTTTCCATAAATTGTGTTTTggcttttttgcttttttaaaaagttacaCTATATGATGAGGTTTGTGGAAacctgacctgacctgacacacccatatgtgctttttgaacaccCCAAATTTAGTTCCCtttcctgttataataagctccactgtTCTGGGGTGGCTTTCCACTAGGTTTTAGTGGAAGAGtggctgtgtttttttgtgttcattcagccacaagagcatttgtgtggtcaggcagtgatgttggaTAAGGAGGCCTGGGTTGCAGTTTGCAtttcagttcatcctaaaggtgttcagtggggttgaggtcaggtctctGTGCAGGACTCTCAAGTTCTTTGACTCCAACCTTGCCAGACCATGACTTATtagaccttgttttgtgcacagggacattgtctTGCTGGAATATGTTTGGGCCTATTTGTTCCAGTAATACAGCATACAACATCATCCTATACAACtatgtgcttccaactttgtggcagcagtttggggaagaatcACATGTGGGTTTGAAACctttggccatgtagtgtacATTGTTGTTAACATAATATTCACAACGCAAAGCAAAATCAATATGCATTCATCAGATCCATTACACAGTATACATGACTCTTGCAGTTGTACGTAATAATCATAGTCTTTTTAGTGCAGTGGAAATGCAACCCAGGACCTCTTCCAGGAACTGTATTTCTGGTGTAGAGCAGTTCTTTTTTCCACCTGTTCTCAAAACAATCGGTGTGTGTCAAGGAGTGCGTGTTTACAGTAGTGGTCATGAACTCTACATGCTGGAATACAGTTCATAGTTTGAAGTCAAGTTGAAATGAACTCAGTAGCCTCTTCCACTGCAGTGTCATTGGCTGTCCCCTGAAGCATAGAGAGCTCATATGTGGTGGTGGTGCCATCTAATGGGCATAACATGCAATGTGTCAGTCAGAAAGAATGGCTGGAAAATCACTGCAATATTAACAGAGATTTCAGTgacaattcattttaatgttaaatttTTTGCTTAAACAGGTTCCCCCGTGCCCTCGTCTCAGTTGCTTGGTGCCCGACTCCAGAGCGCACCTACCCTAACCGATGTCTACCAAAACAAGCAGAAGTTGTACAAGCAGCTCTCCGATCCTGTTCAGCCTACTTCTTTAGCCTATCCccctacacactcaccacagCTGGGACGCCCTGGCAACCTGGGGACCTCTCCCACCAAGCACCTTGGCTCCTCCCCCCGCACATCTGATTGGCTACAGAAATCCCCCCTTCCCACCATCATTGGCTCACCAACCAAGGTAGTTTTGATGAAAACTTAACGTATAGAGTAGGTTTGTGCATGTTACAAGACTCACCATGATTTGACCTGTCCTTGTTTTACAGACAACTGCTCCTTTCAAAATCCCTAAAACTCAGGCCTCATGCAACCTCATGGCCTTGGCTTCTCAACAGGGCATAGTGGATAGCCCCAATTCCAGTAAGATGTCCACTGATGCCCGGGAGATCTGCCCCCACCACTGGTCACCGTACCCCAGTGGGAGACACTCGGCTTCAGAGAGTTCCAAAACTACTTTTGGCAGGTACAAAAAACCTCACAGTTTTCCTTATATTTTAGTTAATGTTTTTATGGATCCTCCTCCCGGTGCAGTTCTAATGGGTTAACTGTTCATGCCATCAGGATATGATTCCTACATTTGCTATTGTGGCATTCTTTATACACTACATCCTTAGAAAGGTGGAGGCTGATGTAATAAAACCAGGTTTGACAAAAATTTTATGCAGAGAGCAGTTAGGACGTGGGCAGCTTTCACTCAGATGTAAGTCAGACAAAAGAGACAATAAAGTTTCAATCACCTTCAGTACAACTCCATTAAATGTGTCTGAATAGGAGAAAGTAGATTTGCAGACTAAGCCTGTTTTACATCAGAATCACTGCTGCATGCTGGAGCATGTCACAACCTCTCAGTGATGCCTTTCCTTTTATACCAGGCACTGCTTTCATGTAGAACATTTCTTCCTGTGCACTACAGAATATACATTTATGACACAGTACGTATGCTGCCACTATGTAAGTATGCCTTTTATCTTCAGGTCTGTGAGTACAGGGCGTTTGTCAGAGCAGCCTGTAAGAATCACTCTGGGAGGACAGACATACCAGGGCAGTACAGACAGCCTCAACACAGAGAGACCTATGGACACAGGTAACTCATCACTGCCATTACATAATAGCATGTATTTATCGCGATTATATAGCAAGTAAGCATTGCTGTTATATAATAATTGGCCAATCAAGCTCTGCCTACACTGATGCTGTGTAGTTCCAGCTTCTAAAATAGGTCTGGAGTAAGTGTGATTAAACACCTGAAATATAGTAGATCAAGTTTGGATCAAATATAGTAGATCAAGGAAAGGTTTTAAGGAGAATCTGACAGAAAAACCatcaagcattaaaaaaaatcaacattgaATTACTCcaacaaatgaatgatgacaaaaaaaagtgttaatgttTATGCTGTTAAGCCTGATGTCCAATATTTCTTTATGTACATAGCTGATTACAACTATGTAATTGCTCAtattataaacaaaacagatgaAAATTTGTCTTTAAGCAGAAGGGTCAGTGGTTACATTGTCTGTTTTCTGCTATTTGTACAAAATGGTtatacaaaacattttaaagtctTTTTCAACTTTAAAAATGCTAGAAAACCACTGCTTCATCAAGATATGATGTGTTGCAGAATGTGTTGATGATGTTTTACAAATTCCCCAGCTATGTTGACCAAAGCAGGAACATTGTGTTCAAATTTACGCACACAGAAAGAACACTGATTAAATTAGATATCAGTCATTGAATGGCCAAGAACATAAGGCATGGCATGGAATCTCTGATGTTTTccattgttattttttgttagGTTTGCATTGTCCTAAATCTCATTCAGTATGTTTCCATATCTATGGCTTCTCCTGCACAGCTTGTGCTCTGCATCTGCATTTGGCTTTTGGTGTGTGTAATGCTGCCCTGG
The window above is part of the Hemibagrus wyckioides isolate EC202008001 linkage group LG17, SWU_Hwy_1.0, whole genome shotgun sequence genome. Proteins encoded here:
- the ulk2 gene encoding serine/threonine-protein kinase ULK2 isoform X5; its protein translation is MEFCNGGDLADYLQAKGTLREDTLRVFLQQIAAAMRVLNSKGIIHRDLKPQNILLSYTGRKKSSVSGIRIKIADFGFARYLQSNMMAATLCGSPMYMAPEVIMSQNYDAKADLWSIGTVIYQCLVGKPPFQANSPQDLRMFYEKNKTLVPNIPRETSPPLADLLLGLLQRNQKDRMDFDTFFSHPFLEQTSNIKKSCPVPVPACPSSVSESTCGSSPSCRYASPPSLPDMQTLPEDVLSSPPLGPPNYLQLSKESGGSTSSKNSSCDTDDFVLVPHLSGEQSYDLPIGATGRRPSSEFLLCGGQPQPSSGQNPVVSPRTETTPIPVPTQVRNYQRIKQNLSSSPSTTLYGSPRSGTVRRSNTSPMGFPKAASGSPSPADAAQTVGRRLSTGSSRPYSPSPLVATIPEQLGHCCCGHPHSHEARSRSSSGGSPVPSSQLLGARLQSAPTLTDVYQNKQKLYKQLSDPVQPTSLAYPPTHSPQLGRPGNLGTSPTKHLGSSPRTSDWLQKSPLPTIIGSPTKTTAPFKIPKTQASCNLMALASQQGIVDSPNSSKMSTDAREICPHHWSPYPSGRHSASESSKTTFGRSVSTGRLSEQPVRITLGGQTYQGSTDSLNTERPMDTAPAGSCGLAVGGASPRTVVFTVGSPPNSSTPPTCSHLNTRPRTTSVGSNSSAGSLYSTSGKVCMGSPPAMAMGSSPPGAEAAPSSLRYVPYGTSPPSLDGFITFEAPELPEETLMEREHTDTLMHLRMMLSFTDCVLEMAAVRAGGADLGISAASLYPPQESVVVDQISQLSKEWGQVEQLVLYMKAAQLLASSLHLAKAQIKSAKLNPSTAVKQVVKSLNERYKSCISLCRQLTDKLNHFFSDKQRFVDEINSVTAEKLIYNHAVEMVQSAALDEMFQQTEDIAYRYNKAAMLLEGLTKILQDPADVENVTKYKASVDRRISALCYCTVTLYE